A stretch of the Malus domestica chromosome 08, GDT2T_hap1 genome encodes the following:
- the LOC139198056 gene encoding uncharacterized protein translates to MSKQSQKEDEKLLEEEEELDRVTAREEHPLSQPPKIPKPSNSGKFGSNFIPSKVIPPNVPFPCRFKQSKKEKSEKDILETFRKVQVNILLLDAIKQVPKYAKFLKKLCTTKKRILEKEVVHVSENVSAVLQQKLPPKCKYPDLGASINVMPYSVYASMNLGELKKDGVIIQLVDRSNAYLK, encoded by the exons atgtCCAAACAAAGCCAAAAGGAGGATGAAAAGCtactggaagaagaagaagagttggACAGAgtcacggcaagggaagaacacCCCTTGTCGCAGCCGCCTAAGATCCCCAAGCCATCCAATTCAGGTAAGTTTGGTTCAAATTTTATTCCTTCTAAAGTTATTCCACCGAATGTTCCTTTCCCTTGCAGATTTAAGCAATCTAAGAAagaaaagagtgaaaaagacattctgGAGACGTTTAGGAAGGTGCAAGTCAATATCCTGCTTcttgatgctataaagcaagttccaaagtacgctaagtttttaaagaagctttgtacaacaaagaagcGGATTctggagaaagaggtggtacatgtaagtgaaaatgtctctgcaGTTTTGCAACAAAAgctgccacctaaatgcaaatatccag atttaggtgcttccattaatgtcatgccatattctgtttatgcatctatgaatctaggagagcttaaaaaagATGGTGTCATTATTCAATTGGttgatcgatctaatgcatatctgaaatga